Within Chitinophagaceae bacterium, the genomic segment GGCTTCGCAGGTTGCCCGACAAAACTGCGGTCTCTTCGCTGAAAGATTTGAAGGCCATGCAAAAATCTTTCTACATTTTTTCCTGGCTTTTGTGGGTGCATGGCAGCAAATCTTTTTAACCGCTCCGTTCCTTGTTTTGTTACCGGGAAACCTGCAAGGCCGGGGGCGTTCTCTTAGGCCTGTTTAGCGGGTTGAATTTTTTATAGAATTTAAATTATCAAACAGGCAGTACATCAGCAATAACCCGGTTGTGTGGGCCATCGATAAATATTTCAACTGTAGCCCGTTGCAGAGACGTGCCTGCACGGCACGTCTCCCATACATCCCTGCCGAAATCCTGTAGAGACGCGCATTCCGGCGCGTCTCTGGAATTATAAAGAAACAATGATTATTGAATTGCTGATTTAATGATAGCCAGAGCAAATTTTGTAATTTTCCTTTTTATATAATTGTTCTTCACTTGACACTCCAAAAAGCAAAAATTAATAATTTTCAGAAGCTCTTTTAGATTCCTCATTAAGGATCAAATTGACATTATGCTTTTCTATATCTGTTAGTAAATGATCTACATTTTCAAAACTAGGATTATACCACATTTGTTGAGAAAAATATTTTCTTAAATCATCTGATTTAAAAATGTATCCATGGTTTGCGAAGATTTCGTTTCTCATTAATCTTAACTCTTTTGCTGAAAACTCTTTCAACATATTTGGATTGAGTTTATAAACAGACAAGGTTGCATACTTTCGCACTGAATTAACTGATAAGTTATCCAAATCTAATGGTTCGGTTACAGAATAGCCAAATCCATTGTAGATGCCACTTAAGGGGTAGTTCAATATTTCAATTATAAGGCTTTTTAATTTCTTTTCCAGATCATAATCTCTCTCAACTACCTCTGAAACTGAGTATATCCTTAATAATTCATTTATACTATTTTTATAGACATCTGCGTGTTTCGAGAAAGGCTCTTCTGAGGATAGCTTTTGAATATGATAGGAAAACCCTCCGATTATGAAATGTTTATCTCCGTGAATATTACCAAATATATAAGCAGAATTTGATTCGATAAATCCAAGTTTCTTTATGTTTTGATCACTTCTCTTAAAAATAAGAAAGCCATCGCATATATTTGGTCTTCTGTTTACTCTAAAAATTAAAAGATTTTTAAACTTGTAGCAGATATCCTTTCCGAAAATATCTAATTCATAATCGCCTTGATCAAACTCAAGGATTTTATTTCCGTTAGTGAAAATCTCGATTGAAGAAAAATATTCAAATTTATCTTTTAAAACAATAGAATCTATTCCATCAACCTGGTAAATAATAACTCCGAATGAGGAAGATAGATCATAATTGTATTTTTCAATTGGTACAATCAACTCATTTTTATAATCTATTTGAGCATTAACTCTTAGAATTAGCCCACAAATCAACAAAGACAAAATTATTTTATTCATATCCAAGCTTGTTTAGTATTTTTATTCTTTTCCAAATTTTCTGGCACTATCATATGTTTCCCAATAAGAACCAATATATCCGAATTCACCGGGATTTTTTCTTCCAGATTGAAAAACTGAAGATGGTAATGAAAGTGTTATGGGGTATTTCCTTTCTTTTCTTTGAGGAGCATTAGCAGTAAATATAAATTCTTCTAAATCTTTTTTTGGTAAATAAATTTTATTATCTTGATTTCCAATATATTTGTAGAAAACTATTGAGAATGGATCAACATCAGAACCCCATCCCCAATTAATAGACTGCCTGTCTGATCTTTGATTGGCTTCCAAACTTTCAGGAACAAATAAAGCTGACTTATCCGATTTAAACAGTTGTCCCCATTTGCCTGCTCTAGCCCCACGGCCTGGCCTTAAAACATTAACATGACCGTGAACTGTACCTTTCTTTGACCCAATAATAAAATAACCTTCATTTGCTTTTTCTTGTAAGCTAATAAAATCCGATTCATTATTTACAATAATTTTTTCCCAATTTCCCGTATCTTCATCCATACGATCAATCATATCATTTGCCTGACCAAGCACCTTATATCCAATTAAAGTTACCATTACATCCTGAACTGCAGTATTGCATGTTAAGCTGCTAATATCTGTATTAGAATAGGCTAAATTTATTGCTTCTCTAAGTTTATTAGGGTCAAATGGAAATAAACCGATTAAATCAATCATCCTAATTGGATTATTTAATGCATAGACATAAGGACTAGCATATTTTAATCTTTCGGTGATAGGGTCAACACTATGCCAGCGTGCTATCTGCGGGTCATAAAACCGTGCCCCGTAATCATGCCAATTCATAATAATAAATCATCATACCATTAAGATGTGACTTAATATTCATAAACATGCAAAAAAAGTTTTTCTTCTTCAAGTGAAATTGTAAAGAACGCAAGATATATATCACTACAATCAATATTTCTTCCAAAAGCACTTCCAAAAGTCTGGCCAACTTCAAACCCTATTGGCACTTCATATTTCTTATCGTTGCAAAAATAAAAAGGCTTGCCGGCAATCTCAATTTTTTTACCCCTTAACGATGTAATCCACTCCCGGTATTCAGAATGGTTTTTAAAACTTAGAGTATCATATGAAAAGTTGAGCTGATCATCAATATGCAATCTTCTTTGAAAGATTTTTGTTTTTTCATCAACAACATATTCTGATGGTCTGGTTTTTTCATCGATGATAAAATCATTCCTTCCGTCAGAAAATACTATTAATTTCTCTCCACGGTCTGAATTCAAGTAATTATTGTTTTGATGACTATCAGGGAAGAAAAAACTATCAACATTTTGCAGATCTAAAGTCAATCTAAAGACTTTATTTCGATGAGTTATTAAATATAACAAGCCATTGAAAAAAGCAATTTCCTGTAAATAAAACTCGAACCTTTCGTTTTCCAATGGGTTGCTTGAAATCATAAAACCACTTTTCAAACATATTTTTTTGATATTTCCATGGACAGGATCACTTAAATAAGCAAAATCACCGACTATTTTAATAGCTTCAATTGAAACTGCTTCGGGAGTAAATATTAAACCCAGAGAGTCTCGGTTTTCACTTGTTAAATTAAAAACCATTTCCCGTTTTAATTTCAACGCTTTAAAAGTTGGGTCTGTAATTTTTGAATCTTGAAAAAAATCTGATAATGGAACTTCTTCTTCCTTTATTATATGCTTTTTGTAAATTATATCGTCAATATCTTTATCCACTTGATTTCTTATATTTGTTTCAGACCCACCGCCTGTGGATCTCTGATTATCACAACCATTAAACAACAATACACCAATTGTAAATGCAATTAATAGTCTCACATTTAAAAAAGGAAAGTATACCCTTATATATATTAGAATTATAACCAAGGTTTCTGAAATGTT encodes:
- a CDS encoding YARHG domain-containing protein; the encoded protein is MNKIILSLLICGLILRVNAQIDYKNELIVPIEKYNYDLSSSFGVIIYQVDGIDSIVLKDKFEYFSSIEIFTNGNKILEFDQGDYELDIFGKDICYKFKNLLIFRVNRRPNICDGFLIFKRSDQNIKKLGFIESNSAYIFGNIHGDKHFIIGGFSYHIQKLSSEEPFSKHADVYKNSINELLRIYSVSEVVERDYDLEKKLKSLIIEILNYPLSGIYNGFGYSVTEPLDLDNLSVNSVRKYATLSVYKLNPNMLKEFSAKELRLMRNEIFANHGYIFKSDDLRKYFSQQMWYNPSFENVDHLLTDIEKHNVNLILNEESKRASENY